Proteins encoded together in one Kutzneria kofuensis window:
- a CDS encoding DUF3558 domain-containing protein, producing the protein MRHHTLKIGFAATAAALAVVTAACSTPPSVGGTPAPQTSAVSADGKLPSGAPHVANPLDTSHAQAAPCGVLTPAQISSLGIVATGKLSTDPTGPGCNWSDTSTIPSLMTIGVGFITGSKGGLSSLYVQAESLKKNGGYFEPIDPFQGYPAVLYSQYDTRKETSNAGCGLAVGVSDTLQFTVGIEMSVTPQQSDPCAIAKKVTDMVMTNLKAGS; encoded by the coding sequence GTGCGTCACCACACGTTGAAGATCGGCTTCGCCGCCACGGCGGCAGCGCTTGCGGTGGTCACGGCCGCCTGCTCGACGCCACCGTCGGTCGGTGGCACGCCAGCACCGCAGACCAGCGCCGTATCGGCCGACGGCAAGTTGCCCTCCGGAGCTCCACACGTGGCGAACCCGCTCGACACGTCACATGCACAGGCTGCACCGTGCGGGGTATTGACTCCAGCACAGATTTCATCCCTTGGAATCGTGGCCACCGGAAAACTGAGCACTGACCCGACAGGCCCTGGTTGCAATTGGTCGGATACTTCGACGATCCCGTCCCTCATGACGATCGGCGTCGGCTTCATCACAGGGAGCAAGGGCGGCTTGAGCTCACTCTACGTCCAGGCCGAGTCGCTTAAGAAGAATGGCGGCTACTTCGAGCCGATCGACCCATTTCAGGGATACCCCGCCGTGCTGTATTCCCAGTACGACACCCGGAAGGAAACCTCGAACGCCGGCTGCGGACTGGCGGTCGGCGTCAGCGACACGCTTCAGTTCACCGTTGGAATCGAAATGTCAGTCACACCGCAGCAGTCTGATCCCTGCGCGATCGCCAAGAAGGTCACCGACATGGTGATGACCAATCTGAAAGCGGGGTCGTGA
- a CDS encoding MaoC family dehydratase: protein MIDFGILGVVDGPWRKSWTSDDALRYAVGVGASELAFATENSSGVDQQALPTMALALTHFTEPEQIFGDVDKTRVLHAEQSLTLHRPFPVAGSVEVRRQVTDIFDKGSGALVVSRVDAADASGPLFSAVSSAFLRGEGGFGGSRGTSSRSAMPSREPDRRLEFATATNQALIYRLSGDRNRLHSDPVYAAQGGLKRPILHGLCTYGITCRLLIGAFADGDAHRVTGMTGRFTAPVIPGDVLVVDAWQEHSGVAFRTSTAAGTVVIDNGRLELAGPR, encoded by the coding sequence GTGATCGACTTCGGCATCCTGGGCGTCGTCGATGGCCCGTGGCGCAAGTCCTGGACCTCCGACGACGCCCTGCGCTACGCCGTCGGCGTCGGCGCCTCCGAACTCGCCTTCGCCACCGAGAACTCGTCGGGGGTTGATCAGCAGGCGTTGCCGACGATGGCGCTGGCGCTGACCCATTTCACCGAGCCCGAGCAGATCTTCGGCGACGTCGACAAGACGCGGGTCCTGCACGCCGAGCAGTCGCTGACCCTGCACCGGCCGTTTCCGGTGGCCGGCTCCGTCGAGGTTCGCCGCCAGGTCACCGACATCTTCGACAAGGGCTCCGGCGCTCTCGTCGTCAGCCGCGTCGACGCCGCAGACGCTTCCGGGCCTTTGTTCTCCGCCGTCTCGTCGGCTTTCCTCCGTGGCGAAGGCGGTTTCGGCGGCTCTCGCGGCACTTCCTCCCGCTCGGCGATGCCCTCCCGGGAACCCGACCGGCGCCTGGAGTTCGCCACCGCAACCAACCAGGCCCTGATCTACCGTTTGTCCGGCGACCGCAATCGCTTGCACAGCGACCCCGTCTACGCCGCTCAGGGTGGTTTGAAGCGGCCGATCCTGCACGGCTTGTGCACGTACGGCATCACCTGCCGCCTGCTCATCGGCGCCTTCGCCGACGGCGACGCCCACCGCGTCACCGGCATGACCGGCCGCTTCACCGCGCCGGTCATTCCCGGCGATGTGCTGGTCGTCGACGCGTGGCAGGAGCACTCCGGCGTCGCCTTCCGCACCAGCACCGCCGCCGGCACCGTGGTCATCGACAACGGCCGGTTGGAGCTGGCCGGTCCTCGGTGA
- a CDS encoding GntR family transcriptional regulator, with amino-acid sequence MSVDLVHTGLAGQTVAVLRELVLTGEIAAGERVNEVGLAQRLGISRGPLREAIRHLASEGLLVLTPNRGAHVPVADNDGVHALFELRSALECAAARLAAARRTDEDLARMREVSAASRAAFTTGEFPYRLDLAFHGALLDAARSPLVAEQVRLAQQRVILLRATKEVAFSHERASMDDHDVLIEAITAHDGDRAAAVMATHLDRVRDQLLTTR; translated from the coding sequence ATGAGCGTCGACCTGGTGCACACCGGCTTGGCCGGCCAGACCGTGGCGGTGCTGCGGGAGCTGGTGCTGACCGGCGAGATCGCCGCCGGCGAGCGGGTCAACGAGGTCGGCCTGGCCCAGCGGCTCGGCATCAGCCGGGGTCCCCTCCGGGAGGCCATCCGCCACCTGGCCAGCGAGGGCCTGCTCGTGCTGACCCCCAACCGCGGCGCGCACGTCCCCGTCGCCGACAACGACGGCGTGCATGCCCTGTTCGAGCTGCGCTCCGCCCTGGAGTGCGCCGCCGCCCGGCTCGCCGCCGCCCGCCGTACCGACGAGGACCTGGCCAGGATGCGGGAGGTCAGCGCCGCCTCTCGGGCCGCCTTCACGACCGGCGAGTTCCCCTACCGCCTCGATCTCGCCTTCCACGGCGCGCTACTCGACGCCGCCCGCAGTCCCCTCGTCGCCGAACAGGTCCGTCTCGCGCAGCAACGGGTGATCCTGCTGCGGGCGACCAAGGAGGTCGCCTTCTCCCACGAACGGGCCTCCATGGACGACCACGACGTGCTCATCGAGGCCATCACCGCCCACGACGGCGACCGGGCGGCGGCGGTCATGGCCACGCATCTCGACCGGGTCCGCGACCAGCTGCTCACCACCAGGTAG
- the hemG gene encoding protoporphyrinogen oxidase, with translation MTEPHVAVVGGGVSGLAAAYRLRKLLGPLATITVIEQTDRVGGKLRTVELGGRSYDVGAEAFLARRGEATELITEIGLADELVHPTSARATVRAGGRISPLPGHTFQGVPASADAVRGVLSDEAAARVAHEPSLPPIRLDGEDVSVGKLLRERFGPEVTNRLVDPLLGGVYAGHADGLSLRATMAPLAGALDRGAGSLVAAAAALVPAPPQQGAKRPPVFGTLRDGLGSLTDRLAKVADATIEFGRPVRRLRRREAGWTVEFGDHALDVDGVVLAVPAPAAAKLLADVAPVAAAAFGGIELASMAVISLVLPADVALPQNSGVLIAGDDRWADGTRFTAKAFTYSSRKWAHLDGEDTLVIRGSVGKAGEVAALQVDDEDLIRGVRADLAELTGITVAPIDATVTRWGGGLPQYGVGHLSRVAAIETAVAELPGLAVAGASLHGVGVPACIATSQAAAARVAAHLLGRHRGAGGTMGSWPA, from the coding sequence ATGACCGAGCCCCATGTCGCCGTCGTCGGAGGCGGCGTGTCCGGCCTCGCCGCCGCGTACCGGCTGCGCAAGCTGCTCGGACCGCTGGCCACCATCACCGTCATCGAGCAGACGGACCGCGTCGGCGGCAAGCTCCGCACGGTGGAGCTGGGCGGCCGCTCCTACGACGTCGGCGCGGAGGCGTTCCTGGCCCGGCGCGGCGAGGCGACCGAGCTGATCACCGAGATCGGCCTGGCCGACGAGCTGGTGCACCCGACCTCGGCGCGGGCGACGGTCCGGGCCGGCGGGCGGATCAGCCCGCTGCCCGGGCACACCTTTCAGGGCGTGCCGGCGTCGGCCGACGCGGTGCGCGGCGTGCTGTCCGACGAGGCGGCGGCCCGGGTGGCCCACGAGCCGTCGCTGCCGCCGATCCGGTTGGACGGCGAGGACGTCTCCGTCGGCAAGCTGCTGCGCGAGCGGTTCGGGCCCGAGGTGACCAACCGCCTGGTCGACCCGCTGCTCGGCGGCGTCTACGCCGGCCACGCCGACGGCCTGAGCCTGCGCGCGACGATGGCGCCGCTGGCCGGCGCCCTGGACCGCGGCGCCGGCTCGCTCGTCGCCGCCGCGGCCGCGCTGGTGCCCGCGCCGCCGCAGCAGGGCGCTAAGCGGCCGCCGGTGTTCGGCACCCTGCGCGACGGCCTCGGCTCGCTGACCGATCGGCTGGCCAAGGTCGCCGACGCCACCATCGAGTTCGGCCGCCCGGTCCGCCGGCTGCGGCGGCGCGAGGCCGGCTGGACCGTCGAGTTCGGCGACCACGCCCTGGACGTCGACGGCGTCGTGCTCGCCGTGCCCGCCCCGGCCGCCGCGAAGCTGCTGGCCGACGTCGCGCCGGTGGCGGCGGCCGCGTTCGGCGGCATCGAGCTGGCGTCGATGGCCGTCATCTCGCTCGTGCTGCCGGCCGACGTGGCGCTGCCACAGAACTCCGGGGTGCTGATCGCCGGCGACGACCGCTGGGCCGACGGCACCCGCTTCACGGCGAAGGCGTTCACGTACTCCAGCCGCAAGTGGGCGCACCTGGACGGCGAGGACACGCTGGTCATCCGGGGCTCGGTCGGCAAGGCCGGCGAGGTCGCCGCGCTGCAGGTCGACGACGAGGACCTGATCCGCGGGGTCCGCGCCGACCTGGCCGAACTCACCGGCATCACCGTCGCGCCGATCGACGCCACCGTCACCCGGTGGGGTGGCGGCCTGCCGCAGTACGGCGTCGGACACCTCAGCCGGGTGGCCGCCATCGAGACCGCCGTCGCCGAGTTGCCGGGGCTGGCCGTCGCCGGCGCCAGCCTGCACGGCGTCGGCGTGCCGGCGTGCATCGCCACCTCGCAGGCGGCCGCCGCCCGTGTCGCTGCACACCTCCTGGGCCGGCACCGGGGCGCCGGTGGGACGATGGGCTCATGGCCCGCTTGA
- a CDS encoding DUF692 domain-containing protein — MRATSFPRLGVGIGWRPEIDLTVERLPDVDFVEVVAENIAPGDVPESLRLLRDRGVPVLPHGVSLSLGGAEPLDMARVEHLAAVAEALDAPMVSDHVCFVRAGGLDAGHLMPLPRTRDALDVLVANVQQAQQTLPVPLALENVAALIDWPGAEMTEGQFLAELVERTDCRLLVDVANLYANARNIGTDPAEFLATLPLERLAYVHVAGGVERDGLYHDTHAHAMPDAVLGLLGDLCARVDPPGVLLERDDDYPPDAELAAELAAIRAVLA; from the coding sequence ATGCGGGCGACATCCTTCCCGCGGCTCGGAGTCGGCATCGGGTGGCGACCGGAGATCGACCTGACCGTCGAGCGGCTACCTGATGTCGACTTCGTCGAGGTTGTCGCCGAGAACATCGCTCCCGGCGACGTCCCCGAGTCGTTGCGGCTACTCCGGGACCGCGGCGTGCCGGTGCTGCCGCACGGCGTGTCCCTCTCGCTCGGCGGGGCCGAGCCGCTGGACATGGCCCGCGTCGAGCACCTGGCAGCCGTCGCCGAGGCGTTGGACGCGCCGATGGTCAGCGACCACGTGTGCTTCGTGCGGGCCGGCGGTCTCGACGCCGGGCACCTGATGCCGTTGCCGCGGACGCGGGACGCCCTGGACGTTCTCGTCGCCAACGTCCAGCAGGCGCAGCAGACGCTTCCCGTGCCGTTGGCGCTGGAGAACGTCGCAGCGCTCATCGACTGGCCCGGCGCCGAGATGACCGAAGGGCAGTTCCTCGCCGAGCTGGTCGAGCGCACCGACTGCCGGCTACTCGTCGACGTCGCCAACCTCTACGCCAACGCCCGCAACATCGGCACCGATCCCGCCGAGTTCCTCGCCACGCTGCCGCTGGAGCGGTTGGCGTACGTGCACGTCGCCGGCGGCGTCGAACGTGACGGCCTCTACCACGACACCCACGCCCACGCGATGCCCGACGCCGTGCTCGGCCTGCTCGGCGACCTCTGCGCCCGCGTCGACCCACCCGGCGTGCTGCTCGAACGCGACGACGACTACCCGCCCGACGCGGAGCTCGCCGCCGAGCTCGCGGCCATCCGCGCCGTCCTGGCATGA
- a CDS encoding TIGR04222 domain-containing membrane protein, whose product MGQEPWGLSGEQFLEWYFIGLGCAVVLAVVIRYLPKFFGADGNNVFRPSAVEIGFLAGGPDRAVETAAAELLAAGALRAESTGLLRATGHAVATSAVGSQVLMRAAASHTLKDITGYLRSRSALWNVGHDLAELGLVVPRHIAARFRFGSTLPVLAVLLVGVVRWGNGFHLGRPIGFLTAALAGTIVLFIVMLNFRRNRHLRTFAGDRALRELRRPTLRDAATAVALDGVGRYPDARIAAALQRSISPPRRRPTGVGAAAGGGFFLGGGGCGGGGGGCGGGGGGGGGGGCGGGGCGG is encoded by the coding sequence ATGGGCCAGGAACCTTGGGGACTGTCCGGTGAACAGTTCCTGGAATGGTATTTCATCGGTCTCGGCTGCGCGGTGGTGCTGGCCGTTGTGATCCGATACCTGCCGAAATTCTTTGGAGCCGACGGTAATAATGTCTTCCGGCCCAGCGCCGTGGAGATCGGTTTTCTCGCCGGCGGCCCGGATCGCGCGGTCGAGACGGCCGCCGCCGAGCTGCTGGCGGCCGGCGCGCTGCGGGCCGAGAGCACCGGCCTGCTCCGCGCCACCGGGCACGCCGTGGCGACGAGCGCCGTCGGGTCGCAGGTCCTGATGCGGGCCGCGGCCAGCCACACGCTCAAGGACATCACCGGCTACCTGCGTAGCCGGTCGGCGCTGTGGAACGTCGGCCACGACCTGGCCGAGCTCGGGCTGGTGGTGCCGCGGCACATCGCGGCGCGGTTCCGCTTCGGGTCCACCCTGCCGGTGCTGGCGGTGCTGCTCGTGGGCGTCGTCCGCTGGGGAAACGGCTTCCACCTCGGCCGGCCCATCGGCTTCCTGACCGCCGCGTTGGCCGGGACCATCGTGCTGTTCATCGTCATGCTGAACTTCCGGCGCAACCGGCACCTGCGCACCTTCGCCGGCGACCGGGCCCTGCGGGAACTGCGCCGCCCGACGCTGCGGGACGCCGCCACCGCCGTCGCCCTCGACGGCGTCGGCAGGTACCCGGACGCCCGGATCGCCGCCGCGCTGCAGCGGTCGATCTCGCCGCCGCGCCGACGTCCCACCGGCGTCGGGGCGGCCGCCGGTGGCGGCTTCTTCCTCGGAGGCGGCGGCTGTGGCGGCGGCGGGGGAGGATGCGGCGGTGGTGGCGGTGGAGGTGGGGGCGGCGGCTGCGGTGGCGGTGGCTGCGGCGGGTGA
- a CDS encoding asparaginase, whose protein sequence is MHELVAEVWRGDFLESVHHGSVVAVDGDGRTVFGVGQPDDLTYPRSSNKPFQALAMVRSGLGLDGELLALACASHSGEPFHIDGVRRILAGAGLTEDALQCTADLPLGDEARAAHLAAGGSRAPIYMNCSGKHAAMLATCVANGWPTDNYLDADHPLQLAARAALEDLAGERVGAIGVDGCGAPLFAITLTGLARAFGRLAAAPAGTPERRVADAMSRHPEWVGGTGRDVTDLMRGLPGAVAKDGAEGVYAIGLPDGSAVAIKIADGSNRARPVVLVAALRQLGVDVDAVAGIADVPVLGHGQRVGELRPAFVMVAA, encoded by the coding sequence ATGCACGAGCTCGTCGCCGAGGTGTGGCGGGGCGACTTCCTCGAATCCGTGCACCACGGCTCGGTCGTCGCCGTCGACGGCGACGGGCGCACGGTGTTCGGCGTGGGCCAGCCCGACGACCTGACCTACCCGCGCTCGTCCAACAAGCCGTTCCAGGCGCTGGCGATGGTGCGCAGCGGCCTCGGCCTGGACGGCGAGCTGCTGGCCCTGGCCTGCGCCAGCCACTCCGGCGAGCCGTTCCACATCGACGGCGTGCGCCGCATCCTCGCCGGCGCCGGCCTCACCGAGGACGCGCTGCAGTGCACCGCCGACCTGCCCCTCGGCGACGAGGCCAGGGCCGCCCACCTGGCCGCCGGCGGCAGCCGCGCCCCGATCTACATGAACTGCTCCGGCAAGCACGCGGCGATGCTGGCCACCTGCGTCGCCAACGGCTGGCCGACCGACAACTACCTGGACGCCGACCACCCGCTCCAGCTGGCTGCCCGCGCCGCCCTGGAGGACCTGGCCGGCGAGCGCGTCGGCGCGATCGGCGTCGACGGCTGCGGCGCCCCGCTGTTCGCGATCACGCTGACCGGCCTGGCCCGCGCCTTCGGCCGGCTCGCCGCCGCCCCGGCCGGCACCCCCGAACGTCGCGTCGCCGACGCGATGAGCCGACACCCCGAGTGGGTCGGCGGCACCGGTCGCGACGTCACCGACCTGATGCGCGGCCTGCCGGGCGCGGTCGCCAAGGACGGCGCCGAGGGCGTCTACGCCATCGGCCTGCCCGACGGCTCCGCGGTCGCCATCAAGATCGCCGACGGGTCCAACCGGGCCCGGCCGGTGGTCCTGGTGGCGGCGCTGCGTCAGCTCGGTGTGGACGTGGACGCGGTCGCCGGCATCGCGGACGTGCCGGTGCTCGGGCACGGGCAGCGCGTGGGTGAGCTACGTCCTGCCTTCGTAATGGTCGCGGCCTGA
- a CDS encoding patatin-like phospholipase family protein: protein MTNPGGIPARPTECDLVMQGGITSGVAYPAAVLELYKQFRFRSIGGASAGAMAAAVTAAAEYARDSGGFERLEALRQQLQQPGLIVKQFRPSKQARPLFRILLAAQAKRTTGARTVSYLWGLLRWLFLPLLLSAAVAFGLGWLLVASAGGTLGGLGVAGWIVFAVGMLITGGLGLTLALLWSVVRLVRDLPKNYYGMCIGAKQRPQDPDALADWLHKQIQIVAGKDVSDPLTFTDLKAKGINLQLMTTDVTGGRPVRLPNEAYSDVSYLFSLDEWRRLFPAEVLDHLGRISAVVYPGAGELRALPTDDLPVLVATRMSLTFPVLLSAVPLWTVDGQTVARHWFADGGISSNFPIQFFDAWLPTRPTFGLYFGPKVPSSQGDQPPVDPDRVEESPGLLGYLGAILDAGLNWHDTMQARLPGFRERVQAIRLTDGEGGFNLTMPPETIKRIDAKGAAAGQALLGFDFHKHWVERYLIAMRMLQRNLVAPEDGRISMREAYTREYHEWLASGATGTGHGEVWSAEAAEATAHLLDGAESWLRCGETFVDGADPKPSVAMRITPDV, encoded by the coding sequence ATGACCAACCCCGGGGGGATCCCTGCTCGCCCCACCGAGTGCGACCTGGTGATGCAGGGCGGAATCACCAGCGGCGTCGCCTATCCGGCGGCGGTTCTCGAGCTGTACAAGCAGTTCCGGTTCCGGTCCATCGGCGGCGCCTCGGCGGGCGCGATGGCGGCCGCGGTGACCGCCGCCGCCGAGTATGCCCGTGACAGCGGCGGTTTCGAGCGTCTCGAGGCGTTGCGCCAGCAGCTGCAGCAGCCCGGACTGATCGTCAAGCAGTTCCGGCCGAGCAAGCAGGCCCGGCCGCTGTTCCGGATCCTGCTTGCGGCGCAGGCGAAACGCACCACCGGCGCGCGGACCGTCAGCTACCTGTGGGGACTGCTGCGCTGGCTGTTCCTGCCGCTGCTGCTGTCGGCCGCGGTCGCGTTCGGGCTCGGCTGGCTGCTGGTGGCCAGCGCCGGCGGCACGCTCGGCGGCCTCGGCGTGGCCGGCTGGATCGTGTTCGCCGTCGGCATGCTGATCACCGGTGGACTCGGCCTCACGCTGGCACTGCTGTGGTCGGTGGTGCGCCTGGTGCGGGACCTGCCGAAGAACTACTACGGCATGTGCATCGGCGCGAAGCAGCGTCCCCAGGACCCGGACGCGCTGGCCGACTGGCTGCACAAGCAGATCCAGATCGTCGCCGGCAAGGACGTCTCGGATCCGTTGACCTTCACCGACCTCAAGGCCAAGGGCATCAATCTGCAGCTGATGACGACCGACGTCACCGGCGGCCGGCCGGTGCGGCTGCCCAACGAGGCGTACTCGGACGTCAGCTACCTGTTCAGCCTGGACGAGTGGCGGCGGCTGTTCCCGGCCGAGGTGCTCGACCACCTGGGCCGGATCAGCGCCGTCGTCTATCCCGGCGCCGGGGAGCTGCGGGCGCTGCCCACCGACGACCTGCCCGTGCTGGTGGCCACCCGGATGAGCCTGACGTTCCCGGTACTGCTGTCCGCCGTTCCACTGTGGACGGTCGACGGGCAGACCGTGGCCCGGCACTGGTTCGCCGACGGCGGCATCTCCAGCAACTTCCCGATCCAGTTCTTCGACGCGTGGCTGCCGACCCGGCCGACGTTCGGCCTGTACTTCGGGCCGAAAGTGCCGTCGTCCCAAGGGGACCAGCCGCCGGTCGACCCCGACCGGGTCGAGGAGTCGCCCGGGCTGCTCGGCTATCTCGGCGCGATTCTCGACGCCGGCCTGAACTGGCACGACACCATGCAGGCCCGGCTGCCCGGGTTCCGCGAGCGGGTGCAGGCGATCCGGCTCACCGACGGCGAGGGCGGCTTCAACCTGACCATGCCGCCGGAGACGATCAAGCGCATCGACGCCAAGGGCGCGGCCGCCGGGCAGGCGCTGCTCGGGTTCGACTTCCACAAGCACTGGGTGGAGCGCTACCTGATCGCGATGCGCATGCTGCAGCGCAATCTCGTCGCCCCGGAAGACGGCCGCATCAGCATGCGGGAGGCCTACACCCGCGAGTACCACGAGTGGCTCGCCTCCGGCGCGACCGGCACGGGCCATGGCGAGGTGTGGTCCGCCGAGGCGGCCGAGGCCACCGCCCACCTCCTCGACGGCGCCGAGAGCTGGCTCCGCTGCGGCGAGACCTTCGTCGACGGCGCCGACCCGAAGCCGTCCGTGGCCATGCGGATCACCCCCGACGTCTGA
- the msrB gene encoding peptide-methionine (R)-S-oxide reductase MsrB: MEPVVGATPKVVKSEQEWRAQLTPQEFAVLRQAGTERPWVGEYTDTKTTGVYECRACGAELFRSDTKFDSHCGWPSFFSPLAGDSVILREDRTLGMVRVEVLCATCHSHLGHVFEGEGYPTPTDQRYCINSISLRLVPQTDEA; encoded by the coding sequence ATGGAACCAGTCGTCGGAGCCACCCCCAAGGTCGTCAAGTCCGAGCAGGAATGGCGCGCGCAGCTCACCCCGCAGGAGTTCGCCGTGCTGCGCCAGGCCGGCACCGAGCGGCCCTGGGTCGGCGAGTACACCGACACCAAGACCACCGGCGTCTACGAGTGCCGCGCCTGCGGCGCCGAACTGTTCCGCAGCGACACCAAGTTCGACTCGCACTGCGGCTGGCCGTCGTTCTTCTCGCCGCTGGCCGGTGACAGCGTGATCCTGCGCGAGGACCGGACGCTGGGCATGGTGCGCGTGGAGGTCCTGTGCGCCACCTGCCACAGCCATCTCGGCCACGTGTTCGAGGGCGAGGGCTACCCCACTCCCACGGACCAGCGTTATTGCATCAACAGCATTTCACTCCGCCTCGTCCCCCAGACGGACGAAGCCTGA
- the hemQ gene encoding hydrogen peroxide-dependent heme synthase: MARLNYNELNDTIRYTMWSVFRAEPGRLGEDRGPAAAEAQEYLDSLAGKGVVVRGVYDVSGLRADADYMIWWHSEEIEQVQAAYANFRRTTAVGRASTPVWSQVALHRPAEFNKSHIPAFLAGEEPKNYLCVYPFVRSYEWYLLPDDDRRKMLADHGKEARDYPDVRANTVASFALGDYEWILAFEADELHRIVDLMRHLRETEARRHVRVEIPFYTGTRVPAAELVANLP; this comes from the coding sequence ATGGCCCGCTTGAACTACAACGAGTTGAACGACACCATCCGCTACACCATGTGGTCGGTGTTCCGCGCCGAACCCGGACGGCTCGGCGAGGACCGCGGGCCGGCGGCGGCCGAGGCCCAGGAGTACCTGGACTCCCTGGCCGGCAAGGGAGTCGTCGTGCGCGGTGTGTACGACGTCTCCGGCCTGCGCGCCGACGCCGACTACATGATCTGGTGGCATTCCGAGGAGATCGAGCAGGTGCAGGCGGCGTACGCCAACTTCCGCCGCACCACCGCCGTCGGCCGCGCCTCGACGCCCGTGTGGAGCCAGGTCGCGCTGCACCGGCCGGCCGAGTTCAACAAGAGCCACATCCCGGCCTTCCTGGCCGGCGAGGAGCCGAAGAACTACCTGTGCGTGTACCCCTTCGTGCGGTCCTACGAGTGGTACCTGCTGCCCGACGACGATCGCCGCAAGATGCTCGCCGACCACGGCAAGGAGGCCCGGGACTACCCGGACGTCCGGGCCAACACGGTCGCCTCGTTCGCCCTCGGCGACTACGAGTGGATCCTCGCCTTCGAGGCCGATGAGCTGCACCGGATCGTCGATCTGATGCGCCACCTGCGCGAGACCGAGGCCCGCCGGCACGTGCGCGTGGAGATCCCGTTCTACACCGGCACCCGGGTGCCGGCCGCCGAGCTGGTCGCGAATCTGCCGTAA
- a CDS encoding ESX secretion-associated protein EspG — MLRERVELSMDALKAFWRWEGHDRMPSVLVSTVEWMDDDTRREADRQVLAELAGRGLLAGGGVSADVRATFQALTRPEVEVFGWISTPQRTSGVLAAAGGGEAALVVRSGEAAWLSPVRPDEVAEAVVAQLPAVPPAHGRSINVSEADFTGAAARPDGEEGFRGFGRQTESRDVRALKALLDEPVLGISQLWVAARGADGRLHQAETPITVRDTAEGRWLTQTTTASGQRWVIAAPAGPQLVTSKLHEILHSLG, encoded by the coding sequence GTGCTGAGAGAGCGCGTCGAGCTGTCCATGGACGCGCTGAAGGCGTTCTGGCGCTGGGAAGGCCATGACCGCATGCCGTCCGTGCTGGTGTCCACTGTGGAGTGGATGGACGACGACACCCGCCGCGAGGCCGATCGGCAGGTGTTGGCCGAGCTGGCGGGGCGGGGTCTGCTCGCCGGCGGTGGCGTGTCGGCCGACGTGCGGGCGACCTTCCAGGCGCTGACCCGGCCGGAGGTGGAGGTTTTCGGCTGGATCAGCACGCCGCAGCGGACGTCGGGGGTGCTGGCCGCGGCCGGCGGCGGGGAGGCCGCGCTGGTGGTCCGCTCGGGCGAGGCGGCCTGGCTGTCGCCGGTGCGCCCCGATGAGGTGGCTGAGGCGGTGGTCGCGCAGCTCCCGGCGGTGCCGCCCGCCCACGGCCGGTCGATCAACGTGTCCGAGGCCGACTTCACCGGAGCCGCAGCCCGTCCCGACGGCGAGGAAGGGTTCCGCGGGTTCGGCCGCCAGACCGAGTCGCGCGATGTGAGGGCCCTGAAGGCGTTGCTCGACGAACCGGTGCTGGGCATCAGCCAGCTGTGGGTGGCCGCCCGTGGCGCGGACGGGCGACTCCACCAGGCCGAGACCCCGATCACCGTGCGGGACACCGCCGAAGGCCGCTGGCTCACGCAGACCACGACGGCGTCCGGACAGCGCTGGGTGATCGCGGCCCCGGCCGGCCCGCAGCTGGTGACGAGCAAGCTGCACGAGATCCTGCACAGCCTGGGCTGA